GTTGGCCAGCCGGTTGATGTCGTTTTCATGGACCTCTTGATGCCGGAAATGGACGGTTATGAAACCGCCAGGAGAATCCGGGCATTGCCCGTCGATCAGTTGGCACGATTGCCCATTCTCGCCATGACGGCCAATGTCCATCATTCGGATCGCGAACGGGCCGAGGCGGCGGGCATGAACGGCTTTCTGCCCAAGCCCCTCAATCTCAATGACATTCGCGCGACATTAAGTTCGTTGTCGGCAGGGGGGGGAGGGGCTAGGCCCATGGGCGCTCCCGACCAGACGAGCCTTGAGGCGGCGTCTTTGCTTGACCAGGAAAAGCTGGCTCTTTGGTTCAGCACCTTCGGCGCCGACAAGCTGAAAGAGCTGATCGGCACCTATCGCACGAGTTCGGCCGATAATTTTCGAGGCCTGAGCGCCGCCCTGGACGCCAAGGACGTTTCGCAGGTTGGACGAGTCGCCCACAAGATCGCGGGTGCGGCTGCCAATCTGGGATTTTCTGCTCTGTACCGACAAGGAATCAGCGCGGAGAACGCCGCCAAGGGAGGGCAGGATGCAGAAGCGCTGCATCTGGCCCAGGCCATGGCGGACATTCAGGCTCAGTCCTGGCAGGCGCTGGAACTCTGGCTGGCCAAGGCGCAGAGCGAGGGTCAGGGGTAACGCTTGCCTTTCTGATCCAAGGCGGGCACCCTCATGCCAAGATGACCGATTCCGATATCCTTTCTCCGCTCGTTCTGGCCTTGGCCGCTGGGCTGATGGTTGCTGTGGCCGCGTTGGCCCTGCTGGCCCGCAGGCGGGTCGAGACGGATCTGGCGCTGGAAAGCAACAACGAGAAAACCGCCTGCCTCACCGAGATGCTAAATTTCTCGCCCAACGGATTTTACCGCTGGGACGCCGACGGCGGGCAGGTTTGCTCCAGGCGCTTGGCCATCATGCTGGGCCTGCGCGCAGGCACGCAGACCTTGTTCGAGGAACTGGTGCAGTATTTCGGCCCTTCGGATCAGGCCGCCCTTTTGGCGGGCGTTGCCGGGTTGCGCCGTGAAGGCGCTGGATTCGCGCAAGAAGCCGTTCTGCTGGACCCCGTCAGGCGCGTGCGATTTACCGGCCAGCGGATTTCGGACGCTTCCGATCGATGGCTGGCCGATGTGCTGTGGGTCGAGGACATCACTCAGAACACGGAGACGTTGGACCGCCTGAGTTCTGAAACCTTCGTCCTGCTGACCGAGCGCGACCGGCTGCGCGCCGTTCTGAACGCCATGACCATTCCCGTCTGGCTTCGAGATGCCGATCTGCAACTGGTCTGGTGCAACCGGGCCTATGCGCAGGCGGTGGACGCCATTTCGCCCGCTCAGGCGGTGGCCAGCCAGAATGAACTGATGCAAGACGGTTCCGCGCTGGCCGAGACGGTGCGTGCGGAAAACCGCATGATGACCCAAGCGCGCCATCTGGTGGTGGATGGTCAGCGCCGCCTGTTCGAGATTTCCGAAATTCCCCTGGCGGGCGGCATGGCGGGTTACGCCCAGGACATGACCCGCCTTGAAGAGGCGCATGATTCCTTGTCGCGCCATATCGCCGCTCATGGCGAGGTGCTGGAACGTCTGACGCCCGCCATCGCCATTCACGGCCCCGATACCCGCTTGGCCTTCTTCAACGACGCCTATGTGCATCTTTGGCGCCTTGATCGCGCCTGGCTGTCGCAGGGACCGGCCTATGTTGAAATCCTAGACTATCTGCGCGAACGGCGTCTGTTGCCCGAGCAGGCCGATTTCCCGGCCTTCAAGGAAAGCGAGCTGAAGCGCTTTACCGGACTGATGGAAGCCGCCGAGGACATCGTGCATCTGCCCGACGGCACCACGCTAAGGCGCTTGATCGCGCCGCATCCTTTGGGCGGCCTGTTGTTCACCTATGAAAACGTCACGGACAAGCTGGCCCTGGAACGGTTGTACAACACCATGATCGCCGTGCATCGCCAAACACTCGACCATCTGCACGAAGCGGTGGCGGTGTTCGGCGGCGACGGACGCTTGAAGCTGTTCAATCAGGCGCTGGTGCGGCTGTGGGGTCTCGACAACGCCGTGCTGATGAGCCAGCCTCATGCCAGTTGGCTGTTCGAGATACAGCGCTCGCATGTCGAACAGAAATCTTGGGATGGTCTGAAGCGCAGCTATGAGCGCTTGTTGGCCGAACGTCCATCCGAGGTCATGCGTCTGGAGCGTCTTGACGGCTTGGTGCTTGATCAGGCCAGTCTGCCGCTGCCCGATGGCGGGCTGCTGGTCACTTGGTACGACGTAACCGATTCGGCGCGCGTGCAGAAGGCCTTGATCGAACGAGGTCAGGCTCTGGAAGCAGCCAATCGTTTAGGCGCCGAGTTCGTGGCCAGCGTGGCGGCCGAGTTGAAGGCGCCGCTGGAAGCTGCTGTTGGGCATGCCGACATTCTGGCCAACGCCTATTACGGCGATCTGAATTCGCGCCAAGCCGAACATGTGAAGGGCGTTCTTGAATCGTCGCGTCTGGCCTATGAACTGGTCGATGCGATGGTCGAACTGGCCACCCTGGAAGCCGGTCGCCTGACCCTGTCTATCGACACTTTGGACATCACCGTCTTGTTGTCGGGCGTGTTGGCTCTAACCCGCGAAGCGGTCAAGGCCAAGGCGCTGACGCTCAATTACGATTGCCCGCCCGATATCGGCTGGATGGTGGGCGACGCCAAGCGATTAAAACAGGCTTTGTACAATCTGGTCAGCAACGCGGTGAAGTTCACGCCTGAGGGCGGGCAGATCACGCTGGCCGCCAGCCGACAGGGCAAGGACGTCGCCTTTACGGTGGCCGACACGGGGGCGGGAATTACCGGGGCCGATCAGGCGGCGCTGGAAGGAACGCTTGAGGCCGGAAAGCCCGGCAAGGGCGGCGGCATTGGGTTGGTGCTGGTCAAGCGCTTCGTGGAATTGCATGGCGGGCGCATTGAAATCGCCTCGGCCAGTGGTGAAGGGACCACGGTCACTCTGTATCTGCCCGCAGGCTGAACCCGCGGGCAGGCTGAAGAGTCAGGCGACTTCGGCGAATTTCTCGCCCTTGATCTTGCAGACTGGGCATTCGTCGGGCGCTTCGCCGATGACGGTATGTCCGCAGACCGGACAGACGCGAATGGCGCTGACAAGAAGATCCTTACCTGCCTTCGCCGCTTCCAGCGCCTGCTTGAACAGTCCGAAATGGACCTTCTCAACCTCAAGGGCATAGGTCATCGACCGTTCCGCCCGCTTGTGGCCCTCCGCCTTGGCCTCGGCCAGCATCGGTGGATACATGTGGGTGAATTCATGTTCTTCGCCTGCAATGGCGTCTTCCAGATTGGCCACCGTCTCCTTGACTCCGTCCATGGCGCGCAGATGGCTGTGGGCGTGGATGGTTTCGGC
The Alphaproteobacteria bacterium genome window above contains:
- a CDS encoding PAS-domain containing protein produces the protein MTDSDILSPLVLALAAGLMVAVAALALLARRRVETDLALESNNEKTACLTEMLNFSPNGFYRWDADGGQVCSRRLAIMLGLRAGTQTLFEELVQYFGPSDQAALLAGVAGLRREGAGFAQEAVLLDPVRRVRFTGQRISDASDRWLADVLWVEDITQNTETLDRLSSETFVLLTERDRLRAVLNAMTIPVWLRDADLQLVWCNRAYAQAVDAISPAQAVASQNELMQDGSALAETVRAENRMMTQARHLVVDGQRRLFEISEIPLAGGMAGYAQDMTRLEEAHDSLSRHIAAHGEVLERLTPAIAIHGPDTRLAFFNDAYVHLWRLDRAWLSQGPAYVEILDYLRERRLLPEQADFPAFKESELKRFTGLMEAAEDIVHLPDGTTLRRLIAPHPLGGLLFTYENVTDKLALERLYNTMIAVHRQTLDHLHEAVAVFGGDGRLKLFNQALVRLWGLDNAVLMSQPHASWLFEIQRSHVEQKSWDGLKRSYERLLAERPSEVMRLERLDGLVLDQASLPLPDGGLLVTWYDVTDSARVQKALIERGQALEAANRLGAEFVASVAAELKAPLEAAVGHADILANAYYGDLNSRQAEHVKGVLESSRLAYELVDAMVELATLEAGRLTLSIDTLDITVLLSGVLALTREAVKAKALTLNYDCPPDIGWMVGDAKRLKQALYNLVSNAVKFTPEGGQITLAASRQGKDVAFTVADTGAGITGADQAALEGTLEAGKPGKGGGIGLVLVKRFVELHGGRIEIASASGEGTTVTLYLPAG
- a CDS encoding rubrerythrin family protein produces the protein MSTQDNLKEAFAGESQANRKYLAYGEQAARDGLAMVAKLFRAVAAAETIHAHSHLRAMDGVKETVANLEDAIAGEEHEFTHMYPPMLAEAKAEGHKRAERSMTYALEVEKVHFGLFKQALEAAKAGKDLLVSAIRVCPVCGHTVIGEAPDECPVCKIKGEKFAEVA